The Methanothermobacter sp. CaT2 DNA window CATCATCAGTATCACGCAAAAATAGGATCAGGATTCAACAGGGCTCACTTTCTTCTCCACCGAGACATCGGGTGATATTATCAGTATATCCCCAACTGCCTGTACCCTGTCATAGTTTATGTCTATTATGCCCTCCTCCTGTATGGGCCTTATCTCATCGGATTCAGGCACTATCCTTATGCTTGTCTTGAGGACGTCCTTTATACCCACGTTCTTCTTGTCATGCCGCATTGGCCTCACCTTGAGGGTTGAGACACGTCCCTTCTTGATGTTGAGGACAACATCCTGGACCCTTCCAACGTATTTACCCCTTGATGTGTATATTTCAAGTCCATATAGACTGGATAATTCAACCATTTTTCCACCACCAGACAGTTTAACAGGGAGCTCCACTGCATAAACCTGCTATTGGTTAATATTATTGTTTATAGCTTAAATACTTATAGGGAAATAATAGATCAGTGCGGCGGCAGAAAAGAGGCCGTTTCTTCATGATTGTGGATGGTGATTGGAATGTGGGATACCAGTAAGGATTACAGACTCATGGTTGCAGTTAAGGCAGTTGACCTCTTCAGGAGGACCCTTGAATCAGGGGGCTTCAGGGGACAGTGGAAGAAGAAGCCCGCCCTTCAGGCTGCCACTGAAATTGAGAGGATACTTCAGGGCCTCACATACTGTTACATGGAACCAGAGGACCTCGCCTCAAGCCCCGAGGTCATGGAGATCAAGGGAAAGGTTGAGGAGATAGTTGAGGCCCTTGGTGGTGAGGACTGGAGCCGGAGGTTCCTTGAGGAGGCCCCGCGTGAGGAGAGGGAGAAGGTTGAGGAGAACATTGCAAGGGTGCGGTTCTTCCTGAACACCCTTGGAAACCTTGACAGGAGGCTCATGCTCGGAAAGATATCTGACCCTGTGATCGGGGTTGATATAATTGCAGTTGAGGTCATGAGCGTGGGGAACCATCCCGTGGCAGATAAGCTGCATGTGTGCAACGTGAACGCCGGTGGGAGGTCAATAAAGGTCGTCACCAATGACCTCGATGTCCGTGAGAATGACCATGTGGCTGTGGCGCTCCTCCCCCCACAGAATTTCATGGGCGTGACCAGTGAGGGAATGTTCCTTGGTGTTGAAGGTGTCCTGAGGGATGTGGATGGTGAACCCGGTGAAATGCCCAGGGGGATACCCCTCGAGGCCCTCAACGAAACCCGGAACCTTGTTGAGGAGTTCCTGAAGAGTTAACCCTCCATGGCTCCCTTATGATCGCCCTGCAGACCCTGCTGCAGCTACCACAGTCACGTGGAATACTGCAACCCGCTGCCTTCAATCTGTCCTCAAGTTTCAGCTCAGAGGCCGGGTAGTAGCCAGAATAGTCAACCCTCTCAAGACCCTCTGCCCTGCATTCCTCAACGAGTCTCTCCATCAGCTCTCTGCCGGGCCCCCTGTGGTAGTAGAGCATGAAGTTTGGTCTGAAGCCTATGAGGCGGTAGGGTATCTCAGGGTCAATGGAGGCTATGAAGGCGGCTATTTCACGGATCTCATGGTCATTGATCCCGGGGATCACCACTGTCCTGAAAACCCTTATCTTATCAGGGAACCTACCTGCAAGGTGGGCTGCGTTTCTGAGTACCGGTCCTGCAGGTGCACCGGTGAGGTTCCTGTGAAGCTCATCTGAAAGGGCCTTTATCTCAAAGCTGAAGAGTGATGTTAACCCCATGAGCCTCCTTAGGGTTCCAGGGGTTGAGAACCCGTTTGTTGCGAGGATAACACCAACATCGATTTCTTCCCTTACTCGCCTTACCAGCTCCTCAATGTAGGGTGTGTGTATGGATGGTTCTCCCCCTGTGAAGCTGATATTTGAGATTCGTTCATGTGATTTAATTGCAGTGATGGCCTCATCTGCAAGTTCCTCTGCTTCAACGTGTCCCCTGTAGATCCAGCCAGAGTGGGGGTACTGGGATATGCGGTAGGCGTTACAGTAGGCGCACCGGAATGGGCAGCACAGGAATGTGACGGAATAACTTCTCAGGGTTTCTGAGATGGATGTGTATGCTATTTCTGTTTCTGATGCACCGCACACGCCCCTTTCCCCATCCCTCCGATTTGCACCGCACCTCCACTCACAGAGCATGCATCTCCCTGATTCATCCATGGTAACAGTTTATGGGATGTGATTAATACATTTTTCTGAAAAGGTAGGGGAGTTTTTATCTGCTGATGAATATCAAAAATGTGAAGGTACTGTGATATTCCTATTCCTCATGGATACTCCAGAGAATAAATATATGATGGTGGCATTCCAAAAAAATTAAAATTGGAATGGATTTATGCTATCTGCCAGTAGGTGGATGTCTTCTTAACGTACCTGTAGGTCCAGTAGTATCTCCACTTGTATCTCCATTTACCGTAGTACCTGTACCATTTCTTGTACCATTTCTTCACCTTCACCTTAACGTAGTAGGTGAGGGTCACTGGCTTCATGATTGTGTAACTTGCTGATGATACCGCTGATGATGCGCCGTTAACAACTGCAATGAATTTCAGTGCTGTTGATTTGCTCAGAACCAGTGGCGCTGTGTATTTTGTGCTGTTGACTGTTGGTGTGGAGCCATTGGTTGTGTAGTATATCGTTGAGTTTGCAGGGCCTGTGAGTGTCACGGTAACATTGTTGCGGTATATTCCTGATGCCGGGCTTGCAGATGGTGCTGCTGGAGTTGATGTGACCGATGCTGGTGTGAGGTCTCCCACGGTAACACTGTGGAGTCCTGCTGGCAGTTCGTATGTGAATGTGACTTCCCTGGTTTCTCCTGTGGCGAGGGTCACTGTCTTGGTGTCCTTCACCTCACCGTTGACCTTAAGCTCAGCTGTGTAGTCCCCTGCAACACCTGTGTTTGTGACATTGACTGTCACGTTCACGGTGAGGGGTGCGCTGCCGCTCAGGGGGTTAACTGTGAGGTTTGCCAGTGAGAAGTGTGGCTGCAGGTCCACTGTGAGGTTGGTGGAGTTCAGTACTGTTTCATTTTCAATTCCGCCGGTTGAATTCAGCTGGAATGCCACTGAACTTGCCCTTACCCTGAAGACCTTACCATTTGCATTTTCAACGACGAATAGCCACCTGTAGCTCTTTCCATCTTCCATGTAGAGCTTTGCTGCTCCCTGGGGTACCGGTGCCCCTGTGAAGGAGCTGAGCCAGACCTCCTGGACACCTTCAGGTACCGTGTAATCTGCTGAGGGTCCGCTGAGGTCACCGGTGTAGTACCACTTTATGGTTGCATCTGTGATGTTACCCTCAAGGAGTTCAAGCTTTGCATCGACCGCCACTGTGGGATCAACGTCCTGGAGGTCATCACTGTAGTTAACATCGACAATTATCTGTGCGGGGTCCGAGGCGTTCTGCTGCATTGTCAGGTTAACAGCATTGGAGGGTATATCCGCTGCTGATGCACCTGAGATACCTGCAGCGAATGCAAGCAGGACCAGTAATGGTAGCACAATATGTTTGTCTTTCAAGTTTTCACCTCCACATTATTCAAATATTAGATAGATATATTTAATATAAAAATTTTTTTGTTTAACTGGAATCATAAGACTTAAGTTCTGTTATTAATTTAAATCTTGAGAATGTACATATAATTCAAGTCAAGTACATTAAAAATTGATATGAACCATATTTACCTAGAAATAGCAGATTATGGCTCCCCAGATCCAGTCTCAAGTATTGTCATGAATCAGATCACTTCAAACATGACTGACAATTTTTTATTAAAAAAATAACTACATATACTTTTTTATTAAAAATTGTAGCTACCTGAGAACCATTTATAAAAATTTTGAAGCCCCCTTATGATGTGAATCACCAATGTAAATCATATTAATCCAGAAAAACGCCAAAATATCCATTCAGATTACCCTTATTAAAATAAGGAACAATTCAGGGGATTATTCAGTTCTCAATCAAAGTTCTGAAAAATTAAGGAGAGGGTGCATTCAGCGGACCGGATCAGTTTTCATTTAGGACTATCATCTTTGTGCGTGTCATGTCCCTTATGGCGTACTTGACACCCTCCCTACCCATTCCACTGCACCTGAATCCCCCAAAGGGCATGTGGTCCACCCTGAATGTGGACTGCTTGTTTACAAGCACTGTGCCGGCCTCAATTTCCCTGGCCATCCTGAGGGCCGTCCTTATGTTCTCTGTGAAGACCCCTGCCTGAAGTGCATAGCAGGTCCCGTTGGCAATTCTTATGGCCTCATCAGCATCGGTGAACCTTATTATTGGGGAGACCGGACCAAAGGTTTCCCTTTCAATAACCTCCATGCCGGGCACCACATGGTCAAGCACCGTGGGTTCAACAAAGTTACCCCTCCTTGAACCGCCACAGAGGAGTTCAGCACCATCCTCAACCGCCGCCCCGATTACCCTCTCAACCTCAATGGCGGCATCCTCATTTATCAGGGGCCCAACATCTGTTCTTACATCCATTGGGTCCCCGGCCCTTAAACTCCCTGTTCTATTCACGAGTTTATCTGCGAATTCATCGGCCACGTCCTCATGGACTATCATCCTCTTAACGGCTATGCAGACCTGTCCAGAGTAGAGGTAGGATCCCCTCACAGCAGCCTCCACTGCAGAGTCGATGTCCGCGTCATCCATGACAATGAGGGGGTCGTTGCCTCCCAGTTCAAGGGTGATCTTCTTCATGGAGGCCCTGGCAGATATGTACCTCCCGACCTCAACACTTCCAGTGAAGGTTATCTTATCAACGAGGGGGCTGTCAATGATAACATCCCCCACCTCTGAGCCCCTCCCGGTTACAGCGTTAACAGCGCCGGCCGGGAAGTGCTCACTGAGGATCCATGCCAGCTTCAGTGCAGATAGTGGGGCCTCGAGGGATGGCTTAAGGATAGTGGTGTTACCGGCTGCAAGGGCCGGGCCAACCTTGTGTATTGCAAGGTTGAGGGGATAGTTGAAGGGGGTTATTGCCGCAACAACCCCGAGGGGGATTCTGACTGTGAAGCCAGTGAGACCCTTCCCGCCTATACCCGCGTCCATGGGGATTGATTCACCGTAGAGCCTTCCTGCCTCCTCTGCAGAAAGCCTTGCAGTTTCAACTGACCTCTTCACCTCGTCACGTGAGAACCTTATTGGTTTTCCTGACTCAAGGGTTATCAGCCTTGCAAATTCATCCAGCTCTGTCTTCAGTTCGTCTGCAACGTCATAGAGTTTCTCAGATATCTTCCTGGCTGATAGGTCCGCCATTGCATCCCTGGCCCGGTGGGCCGCCCTTATGGCCCTCTCAACATCACTTCGACCTGCAAGTGGGACCCTATCCACCTCATCCCCGTTGAAGGGGTTCCTGACGGTGAAGATTTTCTCTCCACTCGCCCCCTCGCCATCAATAATCATCTCCATCTGGAAACACCCCGTAAAGGATCAGCCCACAGAGACGTAGCCCTGCTCTGGATTATAGATTCAAAATTATAAATCAATCAAAGCCGGTATGTGCCCTAGAACTTGTTCTTAAGGCCCTTTATCGAGTTTGTAACATTCTGAACATCTGAGTTCATGGCTGTTTGAGATCCCCTGACATAATTGCGGTACCATACAACCGCCACCGTTACGATGACTATTATACCCCCGAATACAAGTATGAGTTCAGCGGATCCCTGACCTGATTCATCGGCAATTAAACCATGCAAAGCCTTAACCTCCCTATGGTGCCATGCTACTTACAAGTGTCATTCCGAAACTTCCTATCACATAGAATATTGCATATGCCATTATGGAGAGCGGAACAGCGAATTTAACACCCTTCCTTGCACTCCCGTACATTATGATGCCTATCAGGAGCCCTGCTATTATGGAGTGAATTATTATGTAGCCTGAAGCAGCGATCTTTGCAGCCCCCAGGATGGGGTTTGGTTTTCCCACTGACTCCATGAAACCTGAGTAGACCATTATCATCCCCAGGGCGAAGGGTGCTGCGATTATGGCCGCGACAACAAGGAACATGACTGACATCATGACGTTGGCCTTCCTCTCCCTCTTAAGTGCAAGGACCGCCCTCAGGTCCTCTGCAACGGTTTCAATGACATCTGAAAGGCTTCCACCGGCTCTTCTACCCTCAAGTATCATCCTGAATGTCCTGTCAAGGTTTTTTGACTTCAGGCGCTCGCTCATTGATAGTATGGCTTCATCGAATGTTCTGCCGATCTTTATCTCAATAACAGCCCTCTTCAGTTCATCATACAGGGGTCCCTCCCCCTGTCGGGATACATCCTCAAGGGCTGATTCAAGGCCCACACCCGCCCGCAGGAGAGAGGCTATCTGCCTCAGGAAGTCGGGTGTTGACTGTTCAATGGCATCAACGCGCCTCTCCATCATTATAAAGATGTATGCCCCCAGCATGATTGACGGCAGGGAGAATCCTACCAGTACTGCGAGGATAACACTTAAACCAAGAAGGGCTGCAACAACGGATGCAATAACTGCAAATATGGCCCCTCCAAGGAATGCAAGGGTTACTATCTCTGATGCCTTTACATACAGCCCGGTCCTTATGAGGGTCTCCTGCAGCCTGAGGAGCAGCCTATCAGGTATTATGTTCTCAAGGGCATCGCTCATTGGTTTCAGTGCGCTTGGTACTACGGCCATCTCAACACCACATTCCAGTGTAACATCATGCTCTGTTACTAACTATCTGGCGCCTATTATTTATAATTACCACATCAACTCAGTGCATCAGGCAGCCGGTTCATAACACCCTCACCCACCACGACCATGTCCTCAACCCGCACACCGAACTCGCCCGGGATGTAGATCCCTGGTTCAACTGTCAGGACCATCCCTTTCCTCAGGACGGTTTCATCACCTGCTGCCAGGGATGGCTTTTCATGGACATCAAGGCCCACCCCATGACCTGTTGAGTGTATGAAGTTATCAGCATAGCCATATTCCCCTATAACTCCTCTGACAGCACTGTCAACATCACATGCCCTTGCACCAGGTTTGAGGGCCTTCACCCCCGCCCTTTTAGCTTCAAGGACAATTTCAAGTACCTCATGCTCCCCTTCACCCTCAACGATTGTCCTTGTGGTGTCGGAGTGGTAGCCCTCCCTGACAGCCCCCCAGTCAATCAGTACCGGTGACCCGGTGGTGTTTGCTGTTGGCACCGCATGGGGGATGCTTGACCTCTCCGATGATGCCACTATGGTGTCAAAGGATACCCCCTCAGAACCGGCCAGGCGCATGGTGTAGTCAAGTCTGGCGGCTATCTCAATTTCAGTCCCATTAAATTCAAGTTTTTTGAATGAGTTCTCTGCTATCCTCAGGGCCTCCTCCATCCTTTTAAGTTCCTCCCTGTCCTTGACCATCCTGATACCTGATACAGGATCCATGACCCTGAAGTCCCCACCGATGCCGAGCCTCTCAAGGAGGCCCACGGGGGTGGCCGGTTCAACAAGCACGCCTGAGAGGTCGAATGATTCTCTCACATCCCTTATTCTCTTGAAGGTCCTCACATCAACCCGGGATTTCACCATGGCGGATTCTCTATCCATCTCACTCACAAGGAGTACCGGTTCATCCTCAAGGATCAGGAATGAGGTGGCTGTTGGCATGAAGCCTGAGAGGTAGTATATGTTCTTCCTTGCAGTTATAAGGGCCCTTTCGCCCTCCTCATGAATATTCTCAAGGGCACATTCGATTCTATTCAACCTATCACCTTTCCATACATCCATTCATCACCAGAGGACAGAGAGTTAAATATCCTCTCCCTCATTCAGAAACTTAACTATCCTGTCCCTCATTATGCCTTCAAGTTCATCCATAACAGGCTCCGGGACCTTACCTTCAAGTGGGACAGGTATGTGGCCGAACTCTCTGTCCCTGAAGGTTTCACCTCCGAACCTGACCGGCCTGCTGTACCTTGGATGGAAGTGCCAGTGCACCTCAGGGTCCGGATCCTCTGATCTGAAGGCCGAGTTCTTGAAGCAGCTCCAGTTGAAGAGGTCCGGGTTGAAAAGTTCCCTCACGGCAGACTCAAGGCACCTCAGAATCCATGCAAAATCAGCCCACTCCCCATCCATGAGCTCTGAGAGGTCCCTGCACTTCCTCCTGAGGGCCACGACGCATGTCCCGAGGTATCGCTGGCTCGGTGCAAGGTAGATTATCCAGTGCCGTGTTCTGGCAAGTTCGCGTCCATAGTACCCATCCAGGCCACAGTATTCACAGGAAGCCACAGGAATCACCACACCATTTAATAAGGTTTAATTAAGAGTATACCTCCTTATATATAGAACATGGGGTGCCATGATGAAATCTGTACTGAACCAGGCACTGAAGAACATAACATCCCATGAAATCTGTACTGATCCAGATCAGGGACTGGTGGTGAAGTTGGGGGAACTTAGAAAATTCGTTACAAGTGAATTCGTATTTGGTGACGGGGCAAGATTCCTTGCTGGCAGATACGCCCTGAACCTCGGAGCCGACAGGGTCCTCCTTGTGACCGACAGGGGATTAATGAAGACTGGATTCGTTGATGATGTCAGCTCCTCCCTTGAGGAGGAGGGCCTCGACTATGTCATCTTTGATGACATGACGCCCAACCCCCGTGACCATGAGGTCATGGAGGGGGCTGAGGTCTTCGATGCCGAGGAATGCAACATGATAGTTGCCCTGGGTGGTGGAAGCCCCATTGACTGTGCAAAGGCCATGGGTGCTGTTGTATCCAACAGGATGCACGTACTTGACTTTGAGGGTGTTGATATGATCCCGACCCCATCGGTTCCCATAATATGCATCCCCACAACTGCAGGGACAGGGGCGGATGTCTCCCAGTTTGCAATCATCCTCGACACCCGGAGGATGGTGAAGATAGCCATCATAAGCAAGGCCATGGTACCCGACGCATCACTCATAGACCCTGAGACCACCGTCACCATGGACCGGGAACTGACAGCTGCAACAGGTATGGATGCCCTTGCCCATTCCATCGAAGCCTATGTATCCAATGCAAGCTTCCA harbors:
- a CDS encoding PRC-barrel domain-containing protein, with protein sequence MVELSSLYGLEIYTSRGKYVGRVQDVVLNIKKGRVSTLKVRPMRHDKKNVGIKDVLKTSIRIVPESDEIRPIQEEGIIDINYDRVQAVGDILIISPDVSVEKKVSPVES
- a CDS encoding tRNA-binding protein; the encoded protein is MWDTSKDYRLMVAVKAVDLFRRTLESGGFRGQWKKKPALQAATEIERILQGLTYCYMEPEDLASSPEVMEIKGKVEEIVEALGGEDWSRRFLEEAPREEREKVEENIARVRFFLNTLGNLDRRLMLGKISDPVIGVDIIAVEVMSVGNHPVADKLHVCNVNAGGRSIKVVTNDLDVRENDHVAVALLPPQNFMGVTSEGMFLGVEGVLRDVDGEPGEMPRGIPLEALNETRNLVEEFLKS
- a CDS encoding radical SAM protein, translated to MDESGRCMLCEWRCGANRRDGERGVCGASETEIAYTSISETLRSYSVTFLCCPFRCAYCNAYRISQYPHSGWIYRGHVEAEELADEAITAIKSHERISNISFTGGEPSIHTPYIEELVRRVREEIDVGVILATNGFSTPGTLRRLMGLTSLFSFEIKALSDELHRNLTGAPAGPVLRNAAHLAGRFPDKIRVFRTVVIPGINDHEIREIAAFIASIDPEIPYRLIGFRPNFMLYYHRGPGRELMERLVEECRAEGLERVDYSGYYPASELKLEDRLKAAGCSIPRDCGSCSRVCRAIIREPWRVNSSGTPQQGSGFR
- a CDS encoding chitobiase/beta-hexosaminidase C-terminal domain-containing protein, producing the protein MKDKHIVLPLLVLLAFAAGISGASAADIPSNAVNLTMQQNASDPAQIIVDVNYSDDLQDVDPTVAVDAKLELLEGNITDATIKWYYTGDLSGPSADYTVPEGVQEVWLSSFTGAPVPQGAAKLYMEDGKSYRWLFVVENANGKVFRVRASSVAFQLNSTGGIENETVLNSTNLTVDLQPHFSLANLTVNPLSGSAPLTVNVTVNVTNTGVAGDYTAELKVNGEVKDTKTVTLATGETREVTFTYELPAGLHSVTVGDLTPASVTSTPAAPSASPASGIYRNNVTVTLTGPANSTIYYTTNGSTPTVNSTKYTAPLVLSKSTALKFIAVVNGASSAVSSASYTIMKPVTLTYYVKVKVKKWYKKWYRYYGKWRYKWRYYWTYRYVKKTSTYWQIA
- a CDS encoding lactaldehyde dehydrogenase is translated as MEMIIDGEGASGEKIFTVRNPFNGDEVDRVPLAGRSDVERAIRAAHRARDAMADLSARKISEKLYDVADELKTELDEFARLITLESGKPIRFSRDEVKRSVETARLSAEEAGRLYGESIPMDAGIGGKGLTGFTVRIPLGVVAAITPFNYPLNLAIHKVGPALAAGNTTILKPSLEAPLSALKLAWILSEHFPAGAVNAVTGRGSEVGDVIIDSPLVDKITFTGSVEVGRYISARASMKKITLELGGNDPLIVMDDADIDSAVEAAVRGSYLYSGQVCIAVKRMIVHEDVADEFADKLVNRTGSLRAGDPMDVRTDVGPLINEDAAIEVERVIGAAVEDGAELLCGGSRRGNFVEPTVLDHVVPGMEVIERETFGPVSPIIRFTDADEAIRIANGTCYALQAGVFTENIRTALRMAREIEAGTVLVNKQSTFRVDHMPFGGFRCSGMGREGVKYAIRDMTRTKMIVLNEN
- a CDS encoding class III signal peptide-containing protein — encoded protein: MHGLIADESGQGSAELILVFGGIIVIVTVAVVWYRNYVRGSQTAMNSDVQNVTNSIKGLKNKF
- a CDS encoding type II secretion system F family protein, with amino-acid sequence MAVVPSALKPMSDALENIIPDRLLLRLQETLIRTGLYVKASEIVTLAFLGGAIFAVIASVVAALLGLSVILAVLVGFSLPSIMLGAYIFIMMERRVDAIEQSTPDFLRQIASLLRAGVGLESALEDVSRQGEGPLYDELKRAVIEIKIGRTFDEAILSMSERLKSKNLDRTFRMILEGRRAGGSLSDVIETVAEDLRAVLALKRERKANVMMSVMFLVVAAIIAAPFALGMIMVYSGFMESVGKPNPILGAAKIAASGYIIIHSIIAGLLIGIIMYGSARKGVKFAVPLSIMAYAIFYVIGSFGMTLVSSMAP
- a CDS encoding aminopeptidase P family protein — encoded protein: MNRIECALENIHEEGERALITARKNIYYLSGFMPTATSFLILEDEPVLLVSEMDRESAMVKSRVDVRTFKRIRDVRESFDLSGVLVEPATPVGLLERLGIGGDFRVMDPVSGIRMVKDREELKRMEEALRIAENSFKKLEFNGTEIEIAARLDYTMRLAGSEGVSFDTIVASSERSSIPHAVPTANTTGSPVLIDWGAVREGYHSDTTRTIVEGEGEHEVLEIVLEAKRAGVKALKPGARACDVDSAVRGVIGEYGYADNFIHSTGHGVGLDVHEKPSLAAGDETVLRKGMVLTVEPGIYIPGEFGVRVEDMVVVGEGVMNRLPDALS
- a CDS encoding HIT family protein, whose protein sequence is MASCEYCGLDGYYGRELARTRHWIIYLAPSQRYLGTCVVALRRKCRDLSELMDGEWADFAWILRCLESAVRELFNPDLFNWSCFKNSAFRSEDPDPEVHWHFHPRYSRPVRFGGETFRDREFGHIPVPLEGKVPEPVMDELEGIMRDRIVKFLNEGEDI
- the ercA gene encoding alcohol dehydrogenase-like regulatory protein ErcA, giving the protein MKSVLNQALKNITSHEICTDPDQGLVVKLGELRKFVTSEFVFGDGARFLAGRYALNLGADRVLLVTDRGLMKTGFVDDVSSSLEEEGLDYVIFDDMTPNPRDHEVMEGAEVFDAEECNMIVALGGGSPIDCAKAMGAVVSNRMHVLDFEGVDMIPTPSVPIICIPTTAGTGADVSQFAIILDTRRMVKIAIISKAMVPDASLIDPETTVTMDRELTAATGMDALAHSIEAYVSNASFHLTDLNALDAIRIISRCLPSAVDEPGNMEYREGMMLASLEAGLAFSNASLGLVHAMAHSLGGKLDMAHGEANALLLEHVIEFNYPGASERYHEIARAMGLRGSGPAELIDYIREFRSGIGIDMTLEDLGVGEDDIPELAEASMKDPCIVTNPVRPSIEDVEAIFRRAL